A genomic stretch from Chitinophaga agri includes:
- a CDS encoding thioredoxin domain-containing protein has translation MEKAVFYHAGCPVCVSAEQDILHLIPAAQVEVVHLGSEKSKVKDADAAGVKSVPALVLPNGNVLHINFGASIEDLK, from the coding sequence ATGGAAAAAGCAGTTTTTTATCATGCAGGTTGCCCGGTTTGTGTAAGCGCAGAACAGGATATTCTTCACCTGATCCCTGCCGCGCAGGTAGAGGTAGTACATCTCGGATCAGAGAAGAGCAAGGTAAAGGATGCGGATGCAGCAGGTGTAAAGTCGGTACCTGCGCTCGTATTGCCCAACGGTAATGTACTGCACATCAATTTTGGTGCATCCATAGAAGACCTGAAGTAG
- a CDS encoding dihydrodipicolinate synthase family protein: protein MDHVLLKGVIAYAITPFDRQEKVDIPLFQQLVERLVVSGAHAIAPLGSTGVLPYLTDEEKEAVTEATIRQVAGRVPTLVGVSNLTTERTIYHARFAEKAGASAVMIIPMSYWKLTDDEVVAHYDAVASRISIPVMAYNNPATGGVDMSPALLKRLLEIPNVTMIKESTGDVQRMHYLRRELGEEVAFYNGSNPLALSAFAAGATGWCTAAPNLIPELNTALFDAIQQNDYSTARELFYQQVDLLKFIVNTGLPRAIKAGLELYGVEAGELRSPLKPLTENENTILNTIISNIKN from the coding sequence ATGGATCATGTTTTATTGAAAGGCGTCATAGCCTATGCGATCACGCCGTTTGACCGCCAGGAGAAGGTAGATATTCCGTTGTTTCAGCAGCTGGTGGAAAGGCTGGTAGTATCAGGCGCGCATGCCATTGCTCCGCTGGGGAGTACAGGTGTATTACCTTATCTCACGGATGAAGAGAAGGAAGCAGTGACGGAAGCGACCATCAGACAGGTAGCAGGCCGGGTGCCAACATTGGTGGGCGTTTCCAATCTTACGACAGAGAGAACTATTTACCATGCCCGGTTTGCAGAGAAAGCAGGTGCTTCGGCAGTGATGATCATCCCAATGAGTTACTGGAAACTGACCGACGATGAAGTCGTGGCACATTATGACGCGGTAGCGTCCCGTATTTCGATTCCGGTGATGGCGTATAATAATCCGGCGACAGGAGGGGTGGACATGTCTCCTGCGCTCTTAAAACGCCTGCTGGAGATACCGAATGTAACCATGATCAAGGAGAGCACCGGGGATGTGCAACGTATGCACTACCTGAGAAGAGAACTGGGAGAAGAGGTGGCTTTCTATAACGGTTCCAATCCACTGGCGCTATCTGCCTTTGCAGCAGGTGCTACAGGTTGGTGTACCGCTGCGCCGAACCTGATACCTGAGCTGAATACGGCCTTATTTGACGCAATTCAGCAAAATGACTACAGTACTGCCAGGGAGCTGTTCTATCAGCAGGTGGACCTGTTAAAGTTCATCGTCAATACGGGATTACCCAGGGCGATTAAAGCAGGGCTGGAACTATATGGCGTGGAAGCAGGCGAATTGAGAAGTCCGCTGAAGCCGCTCACAGAAAATGAGAACACGATCTTAAACACTATTATATCAAACATTAAAAATTAA
- a CDS encoding cupin domain-containing protein: MSKTTATPAAPDQSAKEEKQAFSSKDFHRTYARPTFVKPSHLIHKNVERAGEHDQFSTERKHPVFFVDLPSRNVSMTIGGLLPGQQTNRHRHTYETVLYVIEGKGWTEIEDERVEWEAGDAVYIPSWAWHRHQNLSDALPAKYIACENAPQLQNLGVALREEEGRDL; encoded by the coding sequence ATGTCTAAAACAACAGCCACACCAGCAGCTCCTGATCAGTCAGCAAAGGAGGAAAAACAGGCATTCAGTTCAAAGGATTTTCACCGTACGTATGCCAGGCCAACATTCGTAAAGCCGTCTCACCTGATACACAAAAATGTTGAGCGTGCAGGTGAGCACGATCAGTTTTCTACGGAAAGAAAACATCCGGTGTTCTTTGTCGATCTGCCGAGCAGGAATGTGAGTATGACCATCGGGGGACTGTTACCCGGTCAGCAGACCAACCGTCACCGTCATACCTATGAAACCGTCCTGTATGTCATTGAAGGGAAAGGCTGGACAGAGATCGAAGACGAGCGTGTGGAATGGGAGGCAGGAGATGCGGTGTACATTCCTTCCTGGGCCTGGCACAGGCATCAGAATCTCAGCGATGCATTACCCGCAAAATACATTGCCTGTGAGAATGCTCCGCAGTTGCAGAACCTGGGAGTGGCATTGCGGGAAGAAGAAGGAAGGGATCTGTAA
- the pdxR gene encoding MocR-like pyridoxine biosynthesis transcription factor PdxR — protein sequence MLRPWQLEIQLAPQSDKAIYLQIADAIIRDIHSGRLKAGDALPGSRNMAQLLHINRNTVVEALNVLINEEWVVSKERKGIFVSETLPSLSGARRSSSTPVLPETTKGQRYHIQFDDGHPDSKIAPVAALARAYRQLFNRKARWQLMGYADEYGDPEFRKAIVHMLNHQRGLGITDNAICITRGSQMAMYLAFRCMIEKGDHVMVEDPGYKPAWKAAADAGAKLLPVRVDEEGLVIADVMAHLQSRKKIKALYTTPHRQYPTTVTLSLQRRLQLIQLSNDYGFTIMEDDYDNEFCFGYRPTLPLSSFRELKSYIYIGTMSKVVAPALRIGYLVGNSEPFIEKVGALRKIIDVQGDNIMEQAVLQLIKDGTIKRHIRKATLHYKAKRDVTADLLEKHLQHRADYSIPEGGLAFWLTPKKSINWQHVSDKLLSKGIRIITPDNYSIDTPVNGIRLSYGALSEEQLEEGITELAKHL from the coding sequence ATGTTAAGACCTTGGCAACTCGAGATACAATTGGCCCCCCAGTCGGATAAGGCGATATACCTCCAGATCGCGGATGCCATCATCAGGGATATCCATTCCGGTCGCCTGAAAGCGGGCGACGCCCTGCCAGGCAGCAGGAACATGGCGCAGCTCCTGCACATCAACAGGAATACAGTGGTAGAAGCGCTGAATGTGCTGATCAATGAAGAATGGGTGGTATCTAAAGAGCGGAAAGGTATTTTCGTGTCAGAAACACTACCGTCCCTGTCAGGCGCCCGACGATCTTCATCCACACCAGTATTACCGGAAACCACTAAGGGACAACGGTACCATATCCAGTTCGACGATGGTCATCCGGATAGTAAGATCGCGCCGGTGGCCGCACTGGCCAGGGCCTACCGGCAACTGTTCAACCGGAAAGCCCGGTGGCAGCTGATGGGATACGCGGATGAATATGGTGACCCGGAGTTCAGGAAAGCGATCGTACATATGCTGAATCACCAACGCGGACTGGGCATTACTGACAATGCCATCTGTATTACACGGGGCAGCCAGATGGCGATGTACCTCGCATTCCGTTGTATGATTGAAAAAGGGGATCATGTCATGGTAGAAGATCCCGGCTATAAACCCGCCTGGAAAGCAGCGGCTGATGCCGGGGCAAAGCTGTTACCTGTCCGGGTAGATGAAGAAGGGCTGGTAATAGCAGATGTGATGGCCCATCTGCAGTCACGAAAGAAGATAAAAGCGCTCTATACCACTCCGCACAGACAGTACCCTACCACGGTGACGTTAAGTCTGCAAAGGCGCTTACAGCTCATCCAGCTGTCCAATGACTACGGATTTACCATTATGGAAGATGATTATGATAATGAATTCTGTTTTGGCTACCGGCCTACGCTTCCGCTATCCAGCTTCCGGGAACTGAAAAGTTATATTTATATCGGTACCATGAGTAAGGTAGTGGCTCCCGCATTACGCATCGGCTACCTGGTCGGCAATAGTGAGCCGTTTATTGAAAAGGTCGGCGCACTCAGGAAGATCATTGACGTACAGGGCGATAATATCATGGAGCAGGCCGTATTACAACTGATCAAAGACGGCACGATCAAGCGACATATCAGAAAAGCGACCCTTCACTATAAAGCCAAACGAGATGTGACGGCGGATCTGCTGGAAAAGCACCTGCAACACAGGGCTGATTATAGCATACCCGAAGGAGGACTGGCGTTCTGGCTTACACCGAAAAAAAGCATCAACTGGCAGCATGTAAGTGACAAGCTGCTCAGCAAAGGTATCAGGATCATTACGCCTGATAACTATAGCATTGACACACCCGTGAATGGTATACGGCTCAGTTATGGTGCACTATCCGAAGAACAGCTGGAAGAAGGCATTACAGAACTGGCAAAGCACCTGTAA
- a CDS encoding DUF3095 domain-containing protein, whose product MTVNNDQFYTRLPVNHIPLSELLMEEHLFYRIPEDWHVIITDIKGSTAVVQKGLHETVNLVATGSIVAVLNISFKANITVPFFFGGDGATFIVPPAIKEAAIKALLLYKNNTQESFAMDLRIGTVPVSEIYAAGHTLRVTKFTSSGNFHIPVILGDGLHYAERQIKGEDYMLSGDLSAGEEIDLSGMQCRWDKIKPPEHHYEVVSLIVVATAAEKQAKVFQQVITHIDRIYGTPDKRQPISITQLRLKSTFAKLGLELRAKFGRKGMLRLLQTWLTNILGQLYFRTRPGRTYLTRLIEMSDTLVIDGKINTVITGTEVQRRQLVLELNKLEAAGEIYYAFYVSRESVMSCYVRDYKDEHIHFVDGAEGGYTHAAGVLKLKIVHFSS is encoded by the coding sequence ATGACAGTCAACAATGATCAGTTTTATACCAGGTTACCGGTAAACCATATTCCGTTGAGCGAACTGCTGATGGAAGAGCATCTTTTTTACCGCATACCGGAAGACTGGCATGTGATCATTACAGACATCAAAGGCTCTACAGCAGTCGTGCAAAAAGGCCTGCACGAGACTGTCAACCTGGTGGCTACAGGTAGCATCGTAGCCGTGCTGAATATCAGCTTCAAAGCAAATATTACCGTTCCTTTCTTTTTTGGTGGCGATGGAGCCACCTTTATCGTGCCCCCCGCTATCAAAGAGGCGGCTATCAAAGCGCTCCTGCTGTATAAAAACAATACGCAGGAGAGCTTTGCTATGGACCTGCGGATCGGTACTGTACCGGTGAGCGAAATATATGCTGCCGGGCATACTTTACGGGTGACCAAATTCACCAGCTCCGGCAACTTCCACATCCCGGTTATACTGGGTGACGGACTACATTACGCCGAAAGGCAGATCAAAGGCGAAGACTATATGTTGTCCGGAGATTTATCCGCCGGTGAAGAGATAGACCTGAGTGGAATGCAATGCCGCTGGGACAAGATCAAACCACCGGAACATCATTATGAAGTCGTATCGCTGATCGTAGTGGCTACAGCAGCAGAAAAACAGGCAAAGGTTTTCCAGCAGGTCATTACACATATAGATAGGATCTATGGCACGCCTGATAAAAGGCAGCCGATCTCTATCACACAGTTGCGGCTGAAAAGTACGTTTGCTAAACTGGGACTGGAACTAAGGGCCAAATTTGGCAGAAAAGGAATGTTGCGTCTGTTGCAGACCTGGCTCACCAACATACTTGGGCAGCTTTACTTCCGCACCAGGCCCGGCCGGACATATCTGACACGCCTCATTGAAATGTCAGATACACTCGTGATAGATGGAAAGATCAATACCGTGATCACCGGTACGGAAGTGCAACGCCGGCAACTGGTACTGGAGCTGAATAAACTCGAAGCAGCAGGCGAGATCTATTATGCCTTTTATGTGAGCAGGGAATCGGTGATGTCCTGCTATGTACGCGATTATAAAGACGAACATATCCATTTCGTCGACGGCGCCGAAGGAGGCTATACCCATGCCGCCGGTGTTTTAAAGCTAAAAATTGTCCACTTCTCCTCCTGA
- a CDS encoding sensor histidine kinase, which yields MSKKRAFRVSPLIIWLSSISLGLLASVPKIAEHHFNAREALVNTVITAVFALFVWYYNIYTLPTYSKRDIYRGISVTRLLQSLILGIGVMLLLAFAQQMLVETLSFGPVMLMVEVRGIFINLMFYMFLHLLYQNYQNQRVSIELERTKSDNLGAQYELLKQQINPHFLFNSLNTLKTMIEVNDKQSVDFVLKLSEFYRFTLESRKLDLIHLSEELEIISAYMFLLKARFEDGIHMKTDIPPAYNNSMIPPFTLQLLIENCVKHNVVSLEEPLEIRLYVEKDFIVAENDLQPKMESEVSMHVGLSNISERYHHLLDKEVIIEATDKVFKVKLPVIYEHTDY from the coding sequence GTGAGTAAGAAACGCGCATTTAGAGTATCCCCGCTGATCATCTGGCTCAGTTCAATTTCACTCGGACTGCTGGCCTCTGTGCCGAAGATAGCGGAACACCATTTCAATGCCAGGGAAGCATTGGTGAACACGGTGATCACCGCTGTCTTTGCCTTATTTGTATGGTATTATAACATTTATACATTGCCGACCTATTCCAAAAGAGATATCTATAGGGGCATCTCTGTGACAAGACTGTTACAAAGCCTGATACTGGGGATAGGTGTAATGTTACTGCTGGCATTTGCGCAACAGATGCTGGTGGAAACACTGAGTTTCGGTCCTGTGATGCTGATGGTGGAAGTCAGAGGGATCTTTATCAACCTGATGTTCTATATGTTCCTGCACCTGCTGTATCAGAACTATCAGAACCAGCGGGTAAGCATAGAACTGGAACGTACCAAGTCAGATAACCTGGGCGCACAATATGAATTGCTGAAACAGCAGATCAATCCTCACTTTCTGTTTAACAGTCTGAATACACTGAAGACAATGATCGAGGTCAACGACAAACAGTCGGTAGATTTCGTACTGAAATTATCGGAGTTCTACCGGTTTACACTGGAAAGCCGTAAGCTGGACCTGATCCACCTGTCAGAGGAACTGGAGATCATCTCTGCCTATATGTTCCTGCTGAAGGCACGGTTTGAAGATGGTATCCATATGAAGACCGATATCCCTCCGGCATATAATAATTCAATGATTCCGCCATTTACATTACAGCTGCTCATTGAGAACTGCGTCAAACACAATGTGGTATCACTGGAGGAGCCACTGGAGATCAGGTTGTATGTGGAAAAGGATTTCATCGTTGCCGAGAATGACCTGCAACCGAAAATGGAGTCGGAAGTATCTATGCATGTTGGCCTCAGCAACATCAGTGAAAGGTACCATCACCTGCTGGACAAAGAAGTTATTATTGAAGCAACAGATAAAGTATTTAAGGTAAAATTACCGGTCATCTATGAACATACTGATTATTGA
- a CDS encoding LytR/AlgR family response regulator transcription factor, with protein sequence MNILIIEDEVKAAASLAALITKIRPEATIVSKLQSVKSSVTYLSEQPHPDLIFMDIQLSDGLCFNIFKAVRVSCPVVFCTAFDEYTLEAFKANGVDYVLKPFSQLDIENAFKKVDELKNFFQQHAQHPLPQLNDLLAKVAPPAGKKNFLVFKNNKYLNIATETIAYFYIKHEATMIRTFDQQEYSVNQSLDQIHAQLSPDQFFRVNRQYLVNFHAIKEVEHYFARKLLVNLSIPTPDKLLINKEKVQIFLTWLENR encoded by the coding sequence ATGAACATACTGATTATTGAAGACGAAGTAAAAGCAGCGGCATCGCTGGCGGCACTGATCACGAAGATCAGGCCGGAAGCAACCATTGTATCGAAATTGCAGAGTGTGAAAAGCAGTGTAACATATCTGTCTGAGCAACCGCATCCTGATCTTATTTTCATGGATATACAGTTGTCGGACGGCTTATGCTTCAACATCTTTAAAGCGGTCAGGGTATCCTGTCCGGTAGTTTTCTGTACCGCCTTTGACGAGTATACGCTGGAGGCATTTAAAGCCAATGGCGTGGATTATGTACTGAAACCTTTTTCACAGCTGGATATTGAAAATGCCTTTAAAAAAGTAGATGAACTGAAGAACTTCTTTCAGCAGCATGCACAGCATCCCCTGCCGCAGCTGAATGACCTGCTGGCCAAAGTAGCCCCGCCTGCGGGAAAGAAAAATTTCCTCGTTTTCAAAAACAACAAGTACCTTAATATCGCGACGGAGACGATCGCGTATTTTTATATCAAACATGAAGCGACGATGATCAGGACGTTTGATCAGCAGGAATACAGCGTCAATCAGTCGTTAGATCAGATACATGCGCAGTTGTCGCCCGATCAGTTCTTCCGGGTGAACAGGCAGTACCTGGTCAACTTTCATGCGATCAAGGAAGTGGAACACTACTTTGCCAGGAAATTACTGGTGAACCTGAGTATTCCTACTCCTGACAAATTATTGATCAATAAAGAAAAGGTACAGATATTTCTGACCTGGCTGGAGAACAGGTAA
- a CDS encoding helix-turn-helix domain-containing protein encodes MTTTISADITNPVDGSLGFTMKDFNMDAGFSEVQKIGLFSIIWILEGNGTLKADFTAYDLAAGSMMFFAPFQPFQIRGDDLKGIVMHFHHDFFCIIKHHREVACDGILFNNIHQSPLVNIPEHERPMFLQIMDQIKQEVQVPGLAQHDLIISYLKILLINVTRIKKSQTDVQQPFSEKSTESVLVHSFKTYIDQYYREKHSAGDYAALLNTSVKNLGRVVKEFYQKTPTDMIAERIIVEAKRELYLTDKPVKEIAYDLGFKDEYHFSRYFKNIIQTSPQTYRNSLKKAWG; translated from the coding sequence ATGACAACGACAATATCTGCTGACATTACGAACCCGGTTGATGGCAGCCTGGGTTTCACGATGAAAGATTTCAACATGGACGCCGGCTTCAGCGAAGTGCAGAAGATCGGCCTTTTTTCCATTATATGGATACTGGAAGGAAACGGTACTTTAAAGGCCGATTTTACGGCTTATGATCTGGCAGCAGGGTCAATGATGTTCTTTGCTCCTTTTCAGCCCTTTCAGATCAGGGGAGACGATTTAAAGGGTATCGTGATGCATTTCCATCATGACTTCTTCTGTATCATCAAACATCACCGGGAAGTCGCCTGTGACGGTATCCTGTTCAATAACATTCATCAATCCCCACTGGTGAACATTCCGGAACATGAACGACCGATGTTCCTTCAGATCATGGACCAGATCAAACAGGAAGTGCAGGTGCCCGGCCTCGCACAGCATGACCTGATCATTTCCTACCTGAAGATATTGCTCATCAACGTGACGAGAATCAAAAAATCACAGACGGATGTACAACAGCCCTTCAGTGAAAAGAGTACAGAATCAGTATTAGTACATTCCTTTAAGACTTACATAGACCAGTATTACAGGGAGAAACACAGTGCGGGTGATTATGCGGCACTGCTGAACACCTCTGTTAAAAACCTGGGAAGAGTGGTGAAGGAGTTTTATCAGAAGACACCTACCGATATGATCGCGGAGCGAATTATCGTGGAAGCGAAACGCGAACTCTACCTGACTGACAAGCCTGTTAAGGAAATAGCGTATGACCTGGGCTTTAAAGATGAGTACCACTTCAGCAGGTACTTTAAGAATATTATACAGACTTCTCCACAGACGTATAGGAACTCGCTTAAAAAGGCATGGGGGTGA
- a CDS encoding alpha/beta hydrolase: protein MTTTSKWYLGGMLLAAMTLMMNFAAVTTAFAQKKVTKNIVIVHGAFADGSGWKKVHDILVKKGYHVSIVQNPLTSLQDDVDATTRILDKQDGPAVLVGHSWGGTVITQAGTHDKVASLVYVAAFQPDKGENTIQWATSMPPAPENGILAPDDKGFVYYDQAKFHDGFAGDLPRSETDFMYASQQPIAGASFGTPVTAAAWKTKPSYAIVATEDKSILPEVERNMYKRSGAKVTEIKGSHVVFISKPEEVARVIIAAAEGK, encoded by the coding sequence ATGACAACAACATCCAAATGGTATTTAGGCGGTATGCTCCTGGCAGCAATGACACTTATGATGAACTTCGCAGCAGTCACCACTGCCTTCGCTCAGAAAAAAGTAACTAAAAATATAGTGATCGTACATGGTGCCTTTGCAGATGGCTCAGGATGGAAGAAAGTGCATGATATACTGGTGAAGAAAGGTTACCATGTCTCTATTGTACAAAATCCGCTGACCTCCCTGCAGGATGATGTGGATGCCACCACCCGTATCCTCGACAAGCAGGATGGTCCTGCCGTACTTGTAGGTCACTCCTGGGGCGGTACCGTCATCACACAGGCCGGCACGCATGATAAAGTAGCTTCCCTGGTATATGTAGCCGCTTTCCAGCCTGATAAAGGGGAGAATACTATCCAGTGGGCGACTTCCATGCCTCCGGCTCCTGAAAATGGTATCCTGGCCCCAGACGATAAAGGCTTTGTATACTATGACCAGGCTAAGTTCCATGACGGCTTCGCCGGTGATCTTCCCAGATCAGAGACTGACTTTATGTACGCTTCCCAGCAACCGATCGCTGGTGCCAGCTTTGGCACGCCGGTAACAGCTGCTGCCTGGAAAACAAAACCCAGCTACGCAATCGTGGCAACCGAAGATAAAAGCATCCTCCCGGAAGTAGAACGCAACATGTACAAACGCTCCGGTGCCAAAGTAACAGAAATAAAAGGCAGCCATGTAGTGTTCATCTCCAAACCTGAAGAGGTGGCGCGTGTGATCATAGCTGCGGCAGAAGGGAAGTGA
- a CDS encoding MBL fold metallo-hydrolase, which yields MTLTKTIRLSLFVSCFAAFIGNASAQLSTPDTIKTGKGPLVIQPVEHASVVLTVDKAVIYVDPAGNKDLFKGLAAPDYILITDIHGDHFDSTAIGKLKTANTKLIVPPAVADKLPAAYKPSVIVLKNFGVTTQGAITINAIPMYNLPETAESRHPKGRGNGYIITVGGVRVYLSGDTQGIPEMRNLRNINVAFVCMNQPYTMDVTEAASAVLSFKPKIVYPYHYRGAKGLSDVDAFKEKVDAGKRNIEVRLRNWYPKL from the coding sequence ATGACCCTCACAAAGACGATCAGACTCAGCCTGTTTGTTTCCTGCTTCGCGGCATTTATAGGAAACGCCAGTGCTCAACTCAGTACGCCAGACACTATTAAGACCGGCAAAGGTCCGCTGGTTATCCAGCCCGTTGAACATGCCAGTGTGGTATTAACGGTAGATAAAGCGGTTATCTATGTAGATCCTGCCGGTAATAAAGACCTGTTCAAAGGACTGGCCGCACCTGATTACATCCTCATTACAGATATTCATGGTGACCATTTTGATTCTACTGCCATTGGTAAACTGAAAACTGCCAATACAAAACTGATCGTACCACCGGCTGTAGCAGACAAACTGCCTGCCGCGTACAAACCATCCGTTATTGTATTAAAGAACTTTGGCGTTACTACACAGGGCGCTATCACCATCAATGCGATCCCGATGTACAACCTGCCTGAGACGGCGGAATCAAGACATCCGAAAGGCAGGGGTAACGGCTACATCATCACCGTGGGTGGTGTACGGGTGTACCTTTCCGGCGATACCCAGGGTATCCCTGAAATGCGTAACCTGCGGAACATCAATGTGGCTTTCGTTTGTATGAACCAGCCTTACACCATGGATGTGACCGAGGCGGCCAGCGCCGTACTGTCATTCAAACCAAAGATCGTGTACCCTTATCATTACAGAGGTGCAAAAGGTCTGAGCGATGTGGATGCCTTTAAAGAGAAAGTAGATGCCGGCAAGCGGAATATAGAAGTGCGCCTGCGCAACTGGTATCCGAAGCTATAA
- a CDS encoding Gfo/Idh/MocA family protein — MKNTRRHFLHKITASALALTVIPRLGMAGLPDMTEAPYDGPVLRVAIMGLGGYGTRVAEAMKDCKKAKLVGVISGTPSKVKAWQEKYGIPEKNCYNYDNFDNIKNNPDIDAVYVITPNALHHSQAIRVAKAGKHVICEKPMALNAKEGQEMVDACKKANVKLLVGYRMHFEPHTLEVIRMRQAGEFGKILFFQGLCGFKAGDPGQWRLNKELAGGGSLMDIGIYALNGARYMIGEEPVWVTAQETKTDPQKFKPGVDETIQFQLGFPSGAVASCLSTYSMNNLDKFFLNGDKGFAEMQPSTGYGPIKGRTHKGELNQPVVVHQTLQMEEMSDIILHGKQPVVPVNGEEGVRDLKIMDAIYEAVKTGKKIALK; from the coding sequence ATGAAGAACACAAGAAGACACTTTTTGCACAAAATTACTGCTTCCGCCCTCGCATTAACCGTGATCCCCCGTCTGGGTATGGCAGGACTGCCTGATATGACAGAAGCCCCGTATGATGGACCGGTATTGCGGGTGGCCATTATGGGTTTGGGTGGATATGGCACCCGGGTAGCCGAGGCGATGAAAGATTGTAAAAAGGCGAAGCTGGTAGGCGTGATCAGTGGTACGCCTTCCAAGGTCAAAGCCTGGCAGGAGAAATATGGTATTCCGGAGAAGAACTGCTACAACTACGATAACTTTGACAACATCAAAAACAATCCGGATATCGATGCCGTGTATGTCATTACACCCAATGCCCTCCATCATAGCCAGGCGATCAGGGTGGCCAAAGCTGGTAAACATGTGATCTGTGAGAAGCCGATGGCCCTGAATGCAAAAGAAGGACAGGAAATGGTGGATGCGTGTAAGAAAGCGAACGTCAAATTACTGGTAGGCTACCGTATGCACTTTGAACCACATACGCTGGAAGTGATCCGGATGCGCCAGGCAGGAGAGTTCGGGAAGATCCTCTTCTTCCAGGGACTATGTGGTTTCAAGGCTGGTGATCCCGGTCAGTGGCGCCTGAACAAGGAACTCGCAGGCGGCGGCTCCCTGATGGATATCGGTATCTATGCACTCAATGGCGCACGCTATATGATAGGTGAGGAGCCGGTATGGGTAACTGCCCAGGAAACCAAAACAGATCCACAGAAGTTTAAACCCGGTGTGGATGAAACGATCCAGTTCCAGCTGGGATTTCCCAGCGGGGCAGTGGCTTCCTGCCTATCTACCTATAGTATGAACAACCTGGATAAATTCTTTCTGAATGGTGATAAGGGATTTGCAGAAATGCAGCCTTCTACCGGTTACGGGCCTATTAAAGGGCGTACCCACAAGGGAGAACTGAATCAGCCTGTCGTGGTACATCAGACCTTGCAAATGGAAGAAATGTCTGACATTATTCTGCATGGCAAGCAACCTGTGGTGCCGGTGAATGGAGAAGAAGGCGTACGTGATCTGAAGATCATGGACGCTATTTATGAAGCAGTAAAAACAGGGAAGAAAATAGCTTTGAAATAA